Genomic segment of Buchnera aphidicola (Aphis fabae):
TATAAAGATAGCATGCAATTTGATTAGTTACTTTTTTTTTATATAAATCGAAATTATGTGATATTATTAAAGGTTGATTTCTTTTTGTTTCTATATAAATTATTGATTTATTTTTTATCCATTTTTTTTTCTCTAACAAAATAATAGTTTTATCTATTAATTCTTCATTATATGGTGGATCTATAAATATTATATCATATGGTTTTTTTGGTTTTTTTAACCAATTTAAAGTATTTGTATGTATGATTTCTAGATTAGATATATTTAATTTTTTTATGTTATTTTTCAATGAAATTACATTTTTTTTTTCTATTTCTAATAAAGTAACAAATTTAGCATGTCGAGATATAGCTTCTAATCCTAATGCTCCGCTACCTGCAAAACAATCTAAACAACGAGAATTTTGAATATATTTAGAAAGCCAATTAAAAAGCGTTTCTCTTATTCGATTAGTTGTCGGACGTATATTTAAATTTTCTTTAAAAGATAATTTTCTTCCTTTTAACTTACCTGAAATAATATAAACTTGTCCTTTTTTTTTAAAAAAAGAATTGTACATTTTATTAGATTATCTATGTTAGTGATATAATTTATTTTATTATTAAATATAATTTAAATAAATATTTAATTTTGAATTTTTTACAATATAAAGTAAATAGTTTTTACTTTTTTAATTAAGGGGTCAGTTAAATGAATGATAACAAAAAAAATAATTTATTCTCTTGGATTAATTCAAAGATAATTAAAAGAAATAAAATTGATTTAAATAAATGTAAAATACAAAATAAAATAAATACTAAAGATTTTAAAAAATTAGATAATGAAAATAATATAAAAATGAATTTTTTTTTTAAATTAAAAGAAAGTTTAAAAAAAACTAAAAATTTTTTTGGTGATGGGATTAGTCGTATCTTTTCTTTAAAACATATAGATAATGCTTTGTTTGAAGAATTAGAAGATACTATGATTTTATCTGATATTGGTGTTAATACTACTGAAAAAATTATTCAAGGATTAATTAGTGATACTCATCGTCAAGTATTAAAAAATCCAAAAGAAGTTTATTTTCTTCTACAAGAAAGAATGCATTTAATTTTAAAAAAAGTAGAAAAACCTCTTTTAATTTCAAATCAAATTCCGTTTGTTATATTAGTAGTAGGTGTAAATGGTACAGGAAAAACTACAAC
This window contains:
- the rsmD gene encoding 16S rRNA (guanine(966)-N(2))-methyltransferase RsmD, whose translation is MYNSFFKKKGQVYIISGKLKGRKLSFKENLNIRPTTNRIRETLFNWLSKYIQNSRCLDCFAGSGALGLEAISRHAKFVTLLEIEKKNVISLKNNIKKLNISNLEIIHTNTLNWLKKPKKPYDIIFIDPPYNEELIDKTIILLEKKKWIKNKSIIYIETKRNQPLIISHNFDLYKKKVTNQIACYLYIFKIKKSKT